The genomic DNA AATTTACCACGTTTACACCTGCTAAGTCATCATCTTTGTTCCCAACAAAAAAAGGCCGCCTCCAGGAGAAGCGGCCAAGTGACTCAACTTGAAATGCAACTAGAAATCGAATCGAACTCCAAGCCGTATCGTCCGTTGGCGATAGGTTCGGGTCGGAACGAGGAAATTCTGTCGCGCAAGAAGTTGGGTGGCTGTCGGTGCCGTACCATCGCTTCGCAAAGCGGCGAAATCGATGAACTCGGAGCCAAAGCTAAAGACCGAAGAATTGAATAGATTATTGATCTCAATGACTGGCCTCAACCTGAATCGCTTTTCAAATTTGAATTCGCGTGTAACGTTGATATCAAAAGTGAAGAGGCTCGGACCGGTACCGGCATTCCTCATCAAATTTCCGCTTCGGGCACCGATCGGCTGAAGTGAGAACTGTGCGATCAATGCGTCAGGGATCGGAGATCCGGGTTCACGATAGACAATGTCCTTGATGTTCCCGCTGAAATTCAAACGGTCGGTCCCAAGATCGTCCAGATTGCGGTCAGATCCGCCTGCCCCGAGATTGAATCGACCCGGGCTCCCCCAACGAAGTAGCGGTGAGAAGCGCAACCGGCCAAACCATTGCGGTGTCTGAATCGTGCCTGAAACGGCAAGCCGATGCCTGCGATCCTGTAGGTTCGGGGCCCATTCACGGCTAAAATCGCCGTTGACTTCGGCATTTGAAGTATTATTCAGGCCATCGTCCTTTGTGCTCGACAGCGTATATGCCATTCGGATCGAACCGGCAAATCCGCCTCCAAGCTGCCGGTAACGGCTGCGCAATTCCAAGATCAACCCTTGATACAAGGAATTTCCGCGTGAACCGATAAGCGACGTTTCCTCGACCGTTTGGTCAGGGCGAAAACGTGAGATCGCGGCAAGAGCGATGCCGATCGGAGCTCCGGTCGAATTGTTGTTCTGTCCGACCACGGCCACGGCAGGAGAGGTCGATGAACTGTTGAGCGTGTTCAGATTGACAAAGCAATTTGCCGTGGTGGTGCCGCAAGCCGTGGCTCCGCCCGCTGTAGTTGCAAGTCCGCTGCCGTCGCCGGTGCTGCCAAGATAAAATGTATAGCGCCGCGTCGGGGAAAGATCGAACGGATTCGCCACCAAATAAGCTGTCCAGTCGGCAAATCCGGCCGGTAGCCGCGGAGCGTTCGAATTGTAGTCGCGCCAGAGATGGACCGTTTTATTCCACGTATAATTGGCTTCAAAAACCCAGCCCTTAAGGAGTTCTCGTTCGAAACCAATGTTGAATTGATAGCTTTCAGGTATTTTCAGGTCGGCTTCGACGGTACGAAGGGGATTTCCGGCAGTTGAAAGATTGCCGACCGAAAAACCAGTGTTTGAATTACACGGAAGTGTTGTTGTTATTGTCGCACATGCTGCCACGACCAATGCCCTTAGATCTGCTACCGAAGCGTAGCTATTGGGGAAACCGGCCGATATAGCATTCAGGATGGGGATACGACGAACATCGGTCGCTCCGGTTCCAATAAAGTTCGAATCGAAATCGACCTGAGTTCCTCCGCCGTTTTGAATTGAATCGCCGACGGTGCGGAGCAGGACTCGGTTGTAGAAAATACCGGTTCCGAAACGAATGGCCCCTTTTCCGGATTTGAACGGGTCCCAAGCGATCCCGAAACGCGGGCCGAAATTGTTATTGTCAGAGACGGCAGTTTCACGTTCATAACGCAACCCAGCACTGATGGTAACGTTTGAGGTCGGCTTGAATTCATCGTTGAAGAAAACCCCGTAGTACGTGTTTTCGACATCCTGACCGGTGCCAAATCTTTGTCGGAATCGAGTAACTTGGTTGTTCGAATACTGGAGAACGCTGCCAAAATTGAATGTTCCCGTCGCATCACCCAGCCCCAAAACCTTCGAAACGACATTCTGGATGTCCGCTCCGGCTTTGAATGTGTGATTTCGCCACATGTATGTAAGCGAATCCTGGATCTGGAAACGAGTTTCATTTCGCGAATCAGAGAAATTCGAGGAGGTGCTGGTGGTCGAGTTGCCGGCAATGAGCGTCTGAACGCCGTTTGTCACCGGATTTCGGAATCCAACGAGAACGACCGGATCAAGCGGGTTAGCCGTT from Acidobacteriota bacterium includes the following:
- a CDS encoding carboxypeptidase regulatory-like domain-containing protein, whose translation is MFGRILSRSLALALIVFALGLVAFAQDLDDVTIGGQISDSNGLAVVGATVTVTNEDTGETRTLTTDGDGRYRFLKLKPGAYKVKAAASGFGAQETPAFSTISAQNVLRDFKLTPAAVTAEQSITVTEDDAPIVDTTRTIVGGTIAERDIEEIPNSTRNALDLVLTLGGTSEEQLSTSGLAEDRNANPSSAPLEQGNFSISGGTAYSNNITIDGLDNNDDRSSRDRFQPSLEAIAEVQVIANQFSSEYGRASGGRVNIRTRAGGNNFRGRAFMFFRDDSLNANSWYNNSRAIPRPDLREWNPGFSLSGPVKIPYIYDGKNRTFFASTYEYNKLEDTTLIDTYIPVVPNPRYTLPTPTGSQQFCDNANPANCPLTAGFISPYSVLYSTPSTNHVWSARIDHRLFKGNDLTFGIQFADRSNRRTNGSSTTRLEDAFQEKNNNTIAYNITDNQVFGAVAVNQIRAQWSQFKPSFQTANPLDPVVLVGFRNPVTNGVQTLIAGNSTTSTSSNFSDSRNETRFQIQDSLTYMWRNHTFKAGADIQNVVSKVLGLGDATGTFNFGSVLQYSNNQVTRFRQRFGTGQDVENTYYGVFFNDEFKPTSNVTISAGLRYERETAVSDNNNFGPRFGIAWDPFKSGKGAIRFGTGIFYNRVLLRTVGDSIQNGGGTQVDFDSNFIGTGATDVRRIPILNAISAGFPNSYASVADLRALVVAACATITTTLPCNSNTGFSVGNLSTAGNPLRTVEADLKIPESYQFNIGFERELLKGWVFEANYTWNKTVHLWRDYNSNAPRLPAGFADWTAYLVANPFDLSPTRRYTFYLGSTGDGSGLATTAGGATACGTTTANCFVNLNTLNSSSTSPAVAVVGQNNNSTGAPIGIALAAISRFRPDQTVEETSLIGSRGNSLYQGLILELRSRYRQLGGGFAGSIRMAYTLSSTKDDGLNNTSNAEVNGDFSREWAPNLQDRRHRLAVSGTIQTPQWFGRLRFSPLLRWGSPGRFNLGAGGSDRNLDDLGTDRLNFSGNIKDIVYREPGSPIPDALIAQFSLQPIGARSGNLMRNAGTGPSLFTFDINVTREFKFEKRFRLRPVIEINNLFNSSVFSFGSEFIDFAALRSDGTAPTATQLLARQNFLVPTRTYRQRTIRLGVRFDF